In Phyllopteryx taeniolatus isolate TA_2022b chromosome 5, UOR_Ptae_1.2, whole genome shotgun sequence, the DNA window AAGTAAGCATTGTTTGCTAATTTGATATAGCCTACCATTGCTAGTTAGAACGAACTCTAATCCATaacaggtggtttggatagaAGGGGGATGGAAACAGTTGCTGGTGCTCTGTCAATCCCTTTATTGAACAGTTTATTAACGCAGCATTGACAAAATATTCCTGCGTAAGTCTATGACACTGAAGTCCAAATTAATATCCATATACAGCATATACTATCTTCGCGTGTGTTCCAGGTTCCTGTCCCAATCTGATGATGAGTAGGAGAGACGTGGCGGACGTGGCGCCCGCCCCCAGCGGGGCCGTCACCCCTCAGCTGCCCCACCGGGCCCATCACCACCGGCCCCTTTGCATGTCGGTGTCGTCCGACAGCAGCGGACGCTTCAAAGCTCTCGACACGCAGGAGTGGAAGAACAACCTCAAAGCTCAGGTCGCCGCTAACAGAATGGAAGCCTTACTCTAAGACGGGAGGGGCATGTGATATCTAAGCAAcacattatatttaaatattcagcGCAAAGAGTACTAAAACATTGAACACTTGGACAAGTACATTCAAAGATTTACTCAAGGTCAAATTGAGTTTATCTGCAAGcttagtgcattttaggttcttTGTGGATatgctgtacagaaaatggatggatggaaaattggaGTCCAAAGCCTAATTTCCCTAACTTTTTGAAAGTAATGTGTGGCAGgtgttttcaaattcaaaaaataatttaaaaatacaattaaaaacataagCAATTAGGCTATGTTTTAGCCTGTttttattaagtaaaaaaaaaaaaaaactagatttTTAAAACCTTACTGATGTTCCCCCACCTATTTGCAATTTGCTTCGCGCAGGTTTTTGCTGAATGTAGCTTTCGTGAGTCGCTGAAAAACTCAATCTGTTGGCTGTTTCAGTGACCAGGCCAAAACCCTGTCTAAAACTAGCGTACAGTGGTGCGTTGAGGTagaagttgaatttgttccatcaGCATGCTTGTAACTGAAAAGagtcatctcaaatcatctttcctctttgtaatgaatggaaatgccactaATCTTTTCcggcctccccccaaaaacgtaaatgctttataaataaatagcGCTGTAgtttataataatatactttataaaaacatgcagttatGACAAAAATATAATGGATAAGAGTTTTTGCAGCATTCAGTGGATactgtgctgctccttttggtgtgctCGCCTACTACATAATCATTAACCTTTTTAGGGTGTGCCAATTACTGGCAGATTTTCATGTAGCAATAGATGATAAAGATAAACAAATAATGGATAGCATATTACATTTGACTGAAACTGATGACAAAATGGTGTTGGAGGCGGTTAAACGTGTGACGGCGTGTTGCGATGTCATCATCAGATGGACCAGGCCCACAGCGCAGGTGCGAGCAGCAGTACGGGCTCCCTGGAGCGGGCGTCCCTCTTCTGTGCCCCGGGGGGCCCGTCCAAGGCGGCCGGGCGCTTCTCGCTCTTCTCTGCACCGTGGAACGTCAGCTCCGAATCGGACTCCAACCCGACGTCTCGGTCCGGCTCCAAGAAACTACGCAACTACAATCGGCGGACGGCCACGGGCCCAGCCGGAGTCCCCGAGCCGCCCCGAGGGGAGGTCGGGGGCTGCGAGGGGGCCCCACGGCATTTTGAGCCGGTCATCTCCAAGGTGACAGACTACATCTACGTGGGCAACCTGAACGCGGCCTATAACGGGCGGGCGCTCTGCCGCAACAACATCGACTGCATCATCGACATGAGCAGCGCCCCGGGCCAGGCGCCGCCCACTCTCAGCCTCATCCCTTGCACGTGCTCGCGGGGGGCCCGCCACAGCTGGTCCCGCCTCAAGGTGGACATCGGCGACTTCAAGCAGCGCTGCTTCGAGGACATCAACGAGTGCATCCACGCCTCGGCTGGCAAACGCAAGCGGGTTCTGGTCCACTGTGGGGATGGCTTCTCACTGGCGCCCACCTGCATCATCCAGTACCTGATGCTCAAACGCAACATGAGGCTCATGGCGGCGTACGAGCTCCTCAGAGCGAAATATCCCGTCAATATCCGTGAGTGTCATCGCAACCTGCTGGTCAGCCTGGAGAGGACGCTCAGGCCCGGGGACGTCGATTCGGAGAGCTTCAAGCAGGCCATATCCAGGAAGGTGGCCTGGACCTGACTCGCCCTGAGCCAGATCGCCAAAAAGTTCTCGTGTCATCCCGCCTGAACTTCACTGCAACGTCTAAGCAGATGTTCGAGACCTGGTTCTGATTCCCCAGATGTGCTTCTGTGACCGTGTGGTGTGTCTTGGACCTCCACTTGATATTTGTGTAAAACTCTTTAATTGACACTAACGTGGTTCTAGTACCAGGTGGTCCGGCTATGTCTTGTGGATGGCCATCCAGTTGATCTTCTAAGAGTGATCCCTCCctaagaattgttttttttagctccaTCCCAACAGCTCAAGAGATGAGTGAAACCTGGTTCTGGTTCCAGAGGTGTGCTTCTGCTACCACATGGTAGCTCCGTCACACATCTCAGGAGATGTGTAACATTAGTCCCAGGTGGTGTCTCGTAAACCTCCATTTGCTCTTTTCTGAGTGTTCCCTCCCTCAGAATTGTCTTTTACTTCAACACAGTATCTCAGGAGATGTTCGAGACCTGGTCCTAGTTCTGGAGATGTGTTATCGCATGGATGGACATCCAGTTGATCTTTTGTTCCAGCAGTGTCTTGTGGATGTACTTCCAGTTAATCTTTTATGAGTGTTCCCTCCCTAAGAATTGTTTTGTAGCTCCATCACCACATCGCAGTAGGTGTGTGAAAGTAGTTTCTGATACCAGGTGGTGTCTCGCAGACCTCCAATTTGATCTTTTGGAAGTGGTTTCTCCTGaagaattagtttttttttaaattccatccCAACATCTCAAGACAAGTGAAACCTCCTCCTGTTTCCAGATATGTGCTTCTGGTAACAGGTGGTGTCTCATGGACCTCCAGTTGATCTTTTGTGAGTGTTCCCTCCCTAAGACTTCCATCCATCACAATATCTCAGGAGATTTGTGTTAGACCTGGTTCTGATTCTAGAGATGAGCCAATGATGATCTCCAACTCTAGAACCACATCTCAGGAGATGTGGTTGTGGTACCAGGCGGGCCAATTCAGTGCAATGTCTCGTGCATCGAGCCTCCAGTCGATCCTCTCCAAGAACTCTGGTTTTATCTTCCTGATTCTCTGTAAGGTGTTTGTGTGGATGTTCTGATCCGATGTAGCGGTACTCGTCTGCTGCTGAACAACAACGTGGACACTCGCACATGCTGAGCTGTCCTCTGTGAGGAAGAACACTTGCTAAGTTCTGTTGTGCACCGTTCGGACCTCTGAACTATTTGATTTGATCAGAGTTGTTTAATGTGAATATTGTTAATGTTTTCTGGTGATTTGAAAGGAGTTTCTGAAATTCTTGTGCTTTACCATagcaaaattttgttttgatttgatttggcaCCACGCTAAAATACAAAACGACGAAAATAGTTACTGTGTCTCGAATGCCGCGGAGATGAtttctcgtgattggtccgttttaggttcacatgctgtgatgacgtactcagcgtgccccttggttctacatgcCATCTACGCTggcgccttctcgatcgattttgcagcatcattaaacgtatcatctggtcatctaggtccatttgttctgcagacactgttccacggtcgccattgttgttgctttgttccttgttactgaaaggaaagtaaaaacggctaccggaaatggcccaaaaatgcGTTTTCATTCACTTTCAAAGTGCAACTTCagattaacatttttttcagtgaatattCCAACTTCAGTctctttttaacacattttctggtaatatttattttcgtaaaataaaaaaaaacaacttctggTACTAGTCCATATTTTTCTGTAAGATACAATTTATAATGCTAATATCCTTGTATCTGGTAATCCTGATATTTCAACTTCAATATGATGACGTTTTTATGGTAACATTGCgccttttattcatttttctaatgcattttttcactttttttctgtctacTTAATACTCCCTTCCATAAATTGCTAACATAAAATAAACCAAATAAAATGGGAATTTGGGTTGAAAGTGTAAACATGAAGACACTTATTTAAATGGAAACTTTAAATTCttttaaagtcaaaataatGCTTCAGTTTTGACAATTGTGACATTAAAACAATTGAATCATCATTtacagtcgtgctcaccattattaGTACCCATGAAGTTGAAGTACTAAATGTGGAcgatctcctgaagaaaatgaatcaagtgaaatctttttttcctaTAGAGAACTTGtatttgatacaaaagagcaaatgataacaTTTTCTGGGCAGATGAAATTAAAATAGAGCTTTTCAGcaatacacacaaacagtatgtttacagactccgcaatgaagcctttaaggaaaataaacagtcaagcatggtggacgatccatcatgctgtggggctgctttcccacatctggtactggaggccttgactgtgTCACAGAAAAATAGAGATTTTGGAGGgaaatgtcttacccagtgtaagCGAACTTTGTTTGAAGTGaagatcatgggtcctccagcaagaaaaaaagacccaAAGCCCACATCCAAAAGCATGCAGGAAAGattgaaaaggaaaacaaatgcactgttttaaaatggccagcaatgagtcctgatctcaaacCGATTGAGAATCTTTGGTGGGAGCTGGAATGTGAAAAAGAACTATccaaattgcaaaggaagagtggggGGAAATACTACCTGTTAAGTGCAAAAAGCTTCCAGATGGATGCGAGAAatgtttggaggctgtcatcgctgccaaagggtgtgcaagCAAATATTGAGAGCTGCCAAAAATTGCTGCACATGcggttttctgtttttttttcttttaatctaagttgggggggggaaaaaagatctCCATTTAAAAGatgtttggtacatttccatttattattAAGCTACTGTACAgtttatgcaaaaataaaaaatgaaggggtgccaatattggtgagcacaactgtacgaGGCTAGCCGATATTTAGCAACCAACCAAAAACTTTCTGATCAACAGGAACTCTTTCGTTAAGTTTCCCATTTCAGTTAGGCTCCAAATGTACAGCACACAAGCTAGCTTCCAAATGCAGTTTGTTACAAGTATGACAAAACTgctaacatttttttaagttgtcaGGAGTCAACTTTATGCCACCATATGTCAAACCTTTTACAatatatgcaaatatttacaaaattgaTCATTTCAACCGTGGCAACAGGATGCTAACATCGGTTGAAGGGGCTAGTGGTGGCTATGCTACCAGTGTGAAAACAATGCGGCTTCTTGGTTGGGTTTGTGATGTGACATTTGCACCTTTTCTCGATATGTGCTGTCAAAGTTGACTTTACATTTTTGGGGTACAATCGTGAGCTTTTGTGGGCAGTGCCTGTAATATATTAgcgcttttttttgttgttttctgggTCGGCGCCAACGTCTTTGGTGAAGGTGAAAGTGAATGTGGTTCTCCTCAATGTTCTCAGGTGATTCCTCCGTGGTCAGGCCACATTTGTACTGTTCATTAATTAAAAGCTGACgttaacattttgttgttgttttttttttttttttttaatctgtgtcAAGGTAAAATCGTAAATGCTGCATAGTCATGATCCTCGTGGaacgagcggtgttctgttattggacttctgcgtacatcacggattgtccatagaGAGCACCATGTTCAAGcgtaagggtgtccacacgtgcacttggcaccaggacaccccagGTCGCAGTtggatgatcgactttgtggtcgtgtcatcggacttgcggccgcatgccTTAGAcgcttgggtgaagagaggggcggagctgtcacctgatcaccacttggtggtgagttggctgcgATGGtcggggaagatgccggtccaacatggcaggcccaaacatattgtctgctgggaacgtctggctgaatcccctgtcagctgagtttcaactcccacctctgacagaactttgctcacgttccgggggatgcgggggacatagagtccgagtggaccatgtttcgcACCTCTATtggtgaggcggccgaccagagccgtggctgtaaggtggtcgatgcctatcgtggcggcaatccacaaacccgttggtggacaccaactgtgagggatgctgtcaaactgaagaaggagtcctattgggcttttttgcctgtgggactcctgaggcagctgatgggtaccggctgtccaagcggaatgcagcttccgtggtcgctgaagcaaaaactcgggcatgggaggagttcggtgaggccatggaaaaagacttctggacgcttggaggaaattctggtccaccatccggcgtctcaggagggggaagcagtgcaccatcaacactgtatagtggggatgaggcgatgctgacctcgactccgaatgttgtgagtcagtggggagaatacttcgaagagctcctcaatgccaccggcacgccttcccatgaggaagcagtgtctggtttctgtgaggcgggctctcctatctctggggttaagGTCACCgcggtggttaaaaagctcctcggtgtcaagcccccgggggtggatgagatttgcccggagttcctcaaggctctggatgttgtggggctgtcctggttgacacacctctgcaacatcgcatggacattggggacagtgcctctggattggcagactggggtggtggtccccctttttaagggATACGGGATTTTCGTTCCCTGTACGACCTGTGTCGTAGAATGGAACGAGaaatcgacaggtggatcggtgcagcgtctgcactgatgcagactttgtatcggactgttgtggtgaagaaggagctaagccgaaaggcgaagttcttgatttaccggttgatctacgttcccacactcacctatggtcacgagctgtgggtcgtgaccgaaagaacaagatcccggatacgagcggccgaaatgagtttcctccgcagagtgtccgggctctcccttagagatagggcgagaagctcggtcatccgggaggatctcagagtagagccgctgctcctccacatcgagaggagccagatgaggtggccggggcatctgattcggatgactcccggacgcctccccggtgaagtgttccggggacgacccgggacacaccggagagactacgtccttcgggtggcctgggaacgcctcaggatccccccggatgagctggatgaagtggctggggagagggaagtccgggcgtccctgctaaagctactgcccccgtgacccgacctcggataagcggtagaaaatagatggatgatggatggatgctccaTTGTCTTCAGGATCCTGTGGAATGTAAACATGCATACGCATTGTTGTCATCTTTCAGTAAAATTTTggagaaatgtattttattgtgttgAATTTGAACTTGAACGTCTCACGCAGGCTAAAGATTTGCTCGTAATGAATGGTCTCttttttgattagttttttGTTGGCTCGTGTCATTTATAATTTGTTGGTTGTTTTGCTTATCGTAATGACTTTGATGGACTTAAGCGTAACGCAGGCTAGTGATTTGCCGGAATTCCAGGAAAATGTTTCTTGttgatcacattttcttttgtatttttcacgAGAATGTAAAAATAACCCCCCTGTAGTTGCCGTTTAACGGAGCAAGAACCAGACATTGctagcagttaaaaaaaaaaaaatcgtcgtTTGCCAAGATGGCGTTGAtgcactttttcttctttttttttttttttctgcagatgCTGCAGGTTGTCTGTCACTACCCCTGCCCTCCCCCGAGACGAACACATTAGCCCCTTGCTGACTAATGGACGGCGTTCCCACTGCGATGTTTAAACATAATCGTTACTTACTTTGTTTGGTGCTATTTATAAGTTtaactaaacaaacaactgcGGTTGTTGTTTCGGGGCATTACAGTGACAACAACCAATTGAGTTATTTATCGATCTTTCTTTGTCGCGATTCGACTTTGACCCTTTTAAAATCTGGAATGTTCTGTTCCCACTGTTTAAGAGCCTTCCGCTGTCTTCTTCAGAATCTTGTTGGTTTGCATCAGTTCCACTTCCTGTCCGTGTGGGGCTTTGGGAATCCAAGTTATTTTGGGAGGGGCGGGGTTTATGGTGTCATCTCGCAGATGCCGCCAGCTGATTGGTTTGTGAACAAAATCAACGTCCATAAAGAGAAAGACGATGGAATGAAAAGCAAACttcgttttttttgtcatcactcCTTTTCGTCTCTTCCAAGGTAAGAAAtctttgtatttgcattttgtcTGACTTGCTGCTCGTGTTGTCGCATGTTTCTGGTCATTTTGTTAAGGTTgcgtgtctgttttttttttttttttttttgcgtttaaaatcatttttggatCTGATTGTAATTTTTCTGGTAGAGCTTTGCGTTTATTTCGTAATTAAACTGATTCAAATGATTTGTACAACTGTTAGCTTCACCTGCTACTGCTTAGCCTACGCGGACACTTAGTGGACTATGCTAGTTAAGTTTCATTGTcacgaaatattttttttgtaaaattcatATATCTAATAATAGTTAGTTTATTTTGGCCGAGCTTGTTTGTTTAGTGCTAGGTAGCTAAAAATTTGAGTTTGCTTCACGTATGGAATGTTGGTGATGCTAAACGTTACCCTGTTAgcttgaatttttttcattatttttttttttacctctggaAAGTTTGGCGGTTGTTTGTTGGTAGGTTCTGTAGGATTTTTGGTGGTTCTGCaatgttgtttaaaggtttagcGGTGTTGAGATGctccagtttttatttattttccccaatcttttggtttattttgtgGCTTTTCTTTTGGAGCAATGTCCTGTTACAACTAACTGTTAATATTATAAACCAACTGTTAGCTACGCCTTTTAGCGTTGCGCCGAAGCATACTTTTAACTCACTATGCTAATCAGTGCCCAAAGATCTTTTGTTGTCATTaaatgtatgttaaaaaaaatccatgtttgATTTAGCAGAATCTGTTTAaattgagcggcacggtgggcgactggttagcccatctgcctcacagttgtgaggaccggggttcaaatcccggccccgcctgtgtggagtttgcatgttctccccgtgcctgcgtggcttttctccgggcactgcggtttcctcccacatcccaaaaacatgcatgctaggttgattgaagacttctaaattgcccgtaggcgtgaatgtgcgtgcgaatggttgtttgtttccatgtgccctgcgattggctggcgaccggttcggggtgtgccccgcctctcgcccgaagatcgctgggataggctccagcgcgcccgtgacccgagtgaggagaaaatggatgtttaaaTTTCGACGCTAGCTAGCTAAAGATTTGCCTGAGTTAGCCCGGCGTGCCGAGTGAACATTTTTGTCGTTTTTGTTAAGTCTGCTCTTgttccagatttttttgttggCTAACGATTTTGTCACTAGGTGTTTACCGAATAATTTGCTCTCTCAAACAGTTAATGTTCTGTCATGTTTTTGGGTGACGCGATGAGCAATTTATATGCCATAACTTGAAAACGTGGTGGTTCTGGAAGGTTGTGAGGAGTTCTTATGGGTTCTTGGGGGTTCTGGAGTGATGTTAATAATGAGTGCGATTGTAATGTGAGTTTGGAGCGCTTAAAGTCTGAAAGGTTTTCTGTAAATCATCTTGACTTCAAACTTGTCATGAGGAACCTTCCACATTTGGACCAGCAGATGTTTAAGACGAGTTGAAAAACGTACGTAACGCGAGGTTAAGGAATCACACTTCCGCTGTCGTCATATTAGGAATGATTTCTATTTGACAACTATCATTagtcaatgtttttattgccaGTTTGTGTGCGCTGACCATCAAGAAGCCAACATGAAAATGTTGCTTAATTGTTTTTCCCCTCCTCTTTATTTTTGAATGCAAATCTCTAGAGCCAACATGTCAGAGTAAGTTGTTGTTTCACCTTACCAATGACATTTtgtgtatttcattttatgtctttttatttattattcattgtatatatatatatattttttttttctttttggggttcAACTCTTTCAGGAAGAAAATGTCTTCCAGTCGTAAACATCACCTCAAGGTACAAATACACAGTAGAACACTCCACTACTACATACTACACGACAATCCATCCACgactacatactgtacacgacATGCTAGACTACACTGCACACACTACACTATATATTACAGACATGCAGTACAATACTTAAACACTGCTCTACAATACATTCAGTACAATATATACACGTTATATTAGAACGCACCCTACACTACTATATACTACACTACAATCCATACACACTACTaactacatacacacaacactgCTGAGGCATTACAATACATATACACtatactacagtacatttataCAGTACTACACTATACAGTTTTGGGACgattactttggaaatataGTGGGCTAATACTGCAAGTTACcttattgaaaatgtttgtagTGTAGCTATtttaattactttctcaaagtaatataactgtTTACACTTGATTACATTTggacttttcttgtttttgattGAACGACCTTTGAatgtttacttaaaaaaaaaaaaaggggattcAAACCATAGaaacttttttcaaaatatcagACAAGATAATAGATTAGGACCGGAAACGGAACCGTTCGAGCCGGCCGGCACtggaaacggaagcgttctgtgcagtctcgacgtGTCGATCGAGACGCGCAActgttgcggcggagaagatccgctcaattttcaaaataaaacacactgacacacgaattgcaatacaacagaaattatataaattggtcattctttctccgCGGCGGGggacaaatgcctcacggcccggtaccggtccacggaccggtggttggggacaaCTGATGTAAAGGATTACAATGACATGAATTTTGTAATTAGATTAcatattgtccatccatccatccattttctaccgcttatccgaccgaggtcgggtcgcgggggcagtagctttagcagggacgcccagacttccctctccccagccacttcctcttccggggggatcccgaggcgttcccgggccagccgaaagacgtagtctctccggcgtgtcccgggtcgtccccagggtctcctccccgtgggacgtgcccgaaacacctcaccTGGTGAGGCGTCCCggaggcatcagaatcagatgccctggccacctcatctggctcctctcgatgtgaaggaggctctactctgagattaCATGTTGTCGTTACATTTAATTAGTTGCTCCCCAATACTATATATTACATGCACATTACATACCTACATACACACTATGTACGACACCGCACTACATGCATACTAGAGTGCATTACTCAGCTATACTACATACACACTACACTATACACACACTAGAGTGCATAcaagctttgtgtgtgtgtgtgtgtgtgtgtgtgtgtgttcagagtGTGATCTTGGCCATCGCTAAAGGTCACCTTGAGCAGGAGTCCCAGGAGCGTGAGGAGGAGCGGATGCGCTACATGGCCCAGTGCTGCCCCCCGCTGGTGATTCCCTACACCATGCTAGAGCTACAGGTTCGTGCAGCCGTtagccctgtgtgtgtgttactgtgtcgtgtgtgtctctgttaccgtggcctctttatactcgccgacaatgcccgcattgcatcacgtgaccgacgaattggcccgcgcggccccactgcgtagcttgacgcgcacacggcaaaaattgttgctacgCCGCGGAGGTCagctctcgtgattggtccgttttagtcacatgctgtgatgacgtactcagcgtgcccctcggTCCTACGTGCcatctacgtgtgtgtgtgtgtgtgagactgtatttttgtgttttagtgatgtgttgctgtgtgtgtctggaacagcggtgtgtgtgtgtgttgtagt includes these proteins:
- the LOC133477715 gene encoding uncharacterized protein LOC133477715 isoform X1 codes for the protein MDARSPECPILAEKRPSRKRNGRCCAGLVSILHKIFTDHNTLNIQSVSRLECAGSCPNLMMSRRDVADVAPAPSGAVTPQLPHRAHHHRPLCMSVSSDSSGRFKALDTQEWKNNLKAQMDQAHSAGASSSTGSLERASLFCAPGGPSKAAGRFSLFSAPWNVSSESDSNPTSRSGSKKLRNYNRRTATGPAGVPEPPRGEVGGCEGAPRHFEPVISKVTDYIYVGNLNAAYNGRALCRNNIDCIIDMSSAPGQAPPTLSLIPCTCSRGARHSWSRLKVDIGDFKQRCFEDINECIHASAGKRKRVLVHCGDGFSLAPTCIIQYLMLKRNMRLMAAYELLRAKYPVNIRECHRNLLVSLERTLRPGDVDSESFKQAISRKVAWT
- the LOC133477715 gene encoding uncharacterized protein LOC133477715 isoform X2 translates to MDARSPECPILAEKRPSRKRNGRCCGLVSILHKIFTDHNTLNIQSVSRLECAGSCPNLMMSRRDVADVAPAPSGAVTPQLPHRAHHHRPLCMSVSSDSSGRFKALDTQEWKNNLKAQMDQAHSAGASSSTGSLERASLFCAPGGPSKAAGRFSLFSAPWNVSSESDSNPTSRSGSKKLRNYNRRTATGPAGVPEPPRGEVGGCEGAPRHFEPVISKVTDYIYVGNLNAAYNGRALCRNNIDCIIDMSSAPGQAPPTLSLIPCTCSRGARHSWSRLKVDIGDFKQRCFEDINECIHASAGKRKRVLVHCGDGFSLAPTCIIQYLMLKRNMRLMAAYELLRAKYPVNIRECHRNLLVSLERTLRPGDVDSESFKQAISRKVAWT
- the LOC133477716 gene encoding troponin I, fast skeletal muscle-like, with product MDGVPTAMFKHNRYLLCLVLFISLTKQTTAVVVSGHYSDNNQLSYLSIFLCRDSTLTLLKSGMFCSHCLRAFRCLLQNLVGLHQFHFLSVWGFGNPSYFGRGGVYGVISQMPPADWFVNKINVHKEKDDGMKSKLRFFCHHSFSSLPRANMSEKKMSSSRKHHLKSVILAIAKGHLEQESQEREEERMRYMAQCCPPLVIPYTMLELQELCRSIHHKVDVVDEERYDLEVKVNKANKEIEDLKIKVQDVTGKFKKPTLKKVRMSADAMLKALLGSKHTVNVELRANLKQVKKEVKDEDKELRDVVDWRKNIEDKSGMDGRKKMFEGDA